In a genomic window of Gambusia affinis linkage group LG04, SWU_Gaff_1.0, whole genome shotgun sequence:
- the zgc:112980 gene encoding uncharacterized protein zgc:112980, translating to MMGTSGGSEEIIILSDDEDDKDTSCLIVEVEAVKKTVGVLPVSPQDEDLVVTFSRRPDVLPHARYDCPIHPFMPTDCERTAPMANNELICDQCFCYICDKLASLCGMWCCSGACHCNSHNKSDFWNDVRNTALLGELQRFNLTLSEVDHHLRNADTMLQSFRDELSALFSSIPLDQAMLPDYNINQQDLSSRYGPVLECVTLFLNKADKKNSRAAAIMHLGAAEEFMRHFQVLGFMGSSSAATTSETIIMLLHRVISSVQRRIVMGDITPLFMQKLQTFYQNRICFPADMRPLKNSLTIRPWQDVLLVSVLKGQNVSGFRKDKGKKDILFETISVVLLRTELLQLQSRYRELCRYLRVVLTDNTTLYQHLQDLIPFFKCKLGEFGSALESLFPPASPPASRFTPPIFLLYLRIFETATAPRLTVSQPEQLCFSGASWEPIKDAVPLKRSELVKFALKAQRCSLPVGSDPQCWASLLKVVCSPHGSPTALPVPSQQFLHESRDAVIDLLNQQGYNIQISRCFLKTYPDQALLLLVTGALGVRILQGSFSPALPVLHAYKDNLWAFQWLCEGMTSSEDRLKSFLKEITQESSNTPGNQLVVDFKPFQVKFPSEVQL from the exons ATGATGGGGACCTCAGGAGGAAGTGAGGAAATAATCATCCtcagtgatgatgaagatgataaAGACACTTCCTGCCTCATTGTGGAAGTGGAAGCTGTGAAGAAGACCG TTGGTGTTTTACCTGTAAGCCCCCAGGATGAAGACCTGGTGGTCACCTTCTCTCGTCGGCCTGACGTGCTTCCTCACGCCCGTTATGACTGTCCCATACACCCTTTTAT GCCTACAGATTGTGAGAGGACTGCTCCGATGGCCAATAATGAACTTATTTGTGATCAGTGCTTCTGCTACATCTGCGACAAGCTGGCGTCACTG TGTGGGATGTGGTGCTGCAGTGGAGCGTGTCACTGCAACAGCCACAACAAAAGTGACTTTTGGAACGACGTTAGGAACACGGCTCTGCTGGGGGAACTGCAGAGGTTCAACCTCACCCTGTCAGAAGTCGATCATCATCTTCGTAATGCAG ACACGATGTTGCAAAGCTTCAGAGACGAACTGTCGgctctgttttcctccattCCGTTGGATCAGGCGATGCTGCCAGATTACAACATCAACCAGCAGGACCTGAGCTCCAG GTATGGACCTGTGCTTGAGTGTGTGACCCTGTTCCTGAATAAAGCCGACAAAAAGAACAGTCGGGCTGCGGCCATCATGCATCTTGGAGCTGCTGAAGAGTTTATGAGACATTTTCAAGTGTTGGG GTTCATGGGTTCATCTTCAGCTGCTACAACCTCTGAGACTATAATAATGTTACTGCACAG AGTAATATCATCAGTACAGAGACGTATAGTAATGGGTGACATTACGCCATTGTTTATGCAAAAACTGCAAACCTTTTACCAGAACAGGATATGTTTCCCAGCTGACATGAGGCCGCTAAAAAACAG TCTGACCATCCGACCCTGGCAGGACGTCCTGCTGGTGTCGGTGCTGAAGGGGCAGAACGTGTCGGGCTTCCGGAAGGACAAGGGCAAGAAGGACATCCTCTTTGAAACCAtttctgtggttctgctgagaactgaactgctgcagctccagtCCAG GTACAGAGAGTTGTGTCGATACCTGCGAGTCGTCCTGACCGATAACACCACACT GTATCAGCACCTCCAAGACCTCATTCCTTTCTTCAAGTGTAAGTTGGGAGAGTTTGGGTCTGCGTTGGAAAGCCTCTTTCCCCCGGCCAGCCCCCCCGCCTCCCGCTTCACTCCGCCCATTTTCCTCCTCTACCTCCGGATATTTGAGACGGCGACGGCACCGAGGCTGACGGTCAGCCAGCCGGAGCAGCTCTGCTTCTCGGGGGCATCCTGGGAACCGATTAAAG ATGCTGTGCCGCTGAAGAGGTCTGAGCTGGTGAAGTTTGCTCTCAAAGCCCAGAGATGCTCCTTGCCGGTCGGCTCAGAC CCTCAGTGTTGGGCCAGTTTACTGAAAGTGGTCTGCTCGCCTCATGGCTCTCCGACAGCCCTGCCCGTACCCAGCCAACAGTTTCTACAC GAGTCGCGGGATGCCGTCATAGACCTGCTCAATCAGCAGGGTTACAACATACAGATTTCCCGCTGCTTTCTCAAG ACATACCCAGATCAGGCCTTGTTGCTGTTGGTAACAGGAGCCTTGGGTGTCAGAATCCTTCAGGGTTCTTTTAGTCCAGCTCTGCCTGTTCTCCATGCTTATAAG GACAACTTGTGGGCCTTTCAGTGGCTGTGTGAAGGCATGACTTCCAGTGAAGACCGTCTCAAGTCCTTCCTGAAGGAGATCACACAGGAGTCGTCAAACACACCAG GAAATCAGCTGGTTGTTGATTTCAAGCCCTTTCAAGTAAAGTTTCCTTCAGAGGTTCAGCTCTGA
- the mief2 gene encoding mitochondrial dynamics protein MID49, whose protein sequence is MNFQGSRRRGEDGVSTVINFLLSNARLVLGVGGAALLGIATLAVKRLIERAGRAAENEKVEQKMSESWEELSLVSASPTLLRKGIEGVVMKHVSKATKQQTADLCQNLEVFSPEVQPKHEAKSKRSQLCVLTLQERLQQFYSSRVVLAPHEVEKAQSLALDICTEIQGFLHSRHPDMPLGEMNLGGSLLDDLQVVSADHACLLVPLQLEPSLWRLIPGEETLLTHPLHWMVRRINLEYFPRGRSYWDRYLVGGYLSAEAVVNMFSKAVMETANWPSISSTLDCLVRPVLGGPELRLEIRPESETESSNQLLFISMLPVLREGDVVLTAQPQLTSPWVNAWHLSLYPWETRRLAQLDAGDDGCRRLMLKILKAVCKLSPPLRHLQAAPLTNLILHLSDSESDWSKNSLEVRFQQCITELIGHLEQEALHSYFKPAVNLLNGLSEDQVDQMGFMLYCAVSDPDILLI, encoded by the exons ATGAACTTCCAGGGCAGTCGAAGGAGAGGAGAAGATGGCGTTTCCACGGTGATCAACTTCCTGCTGTCCAATGCTCGACTGGTTCTGGGAGTCGGAGGAGCTGCTCTGTTGGGCATTGCTACGTTGGCAGTTAAAAGA CTGATCGAGCGTGCAGGCCgtgcagcagaaaatgagaaggTGGAGCAGAAGATGTCAGAGAGCTGGGAAGAGCTGAGTTTAGTCTCTGCTTCTCCAACATTGCTCAGGAAGGGAATAGAGGGCGTTGTAATGAAACACGTCTCTAAGGCAACTAAACAACAGACAG CTGATCTCTGCCAAAACCTTGAAGTGTTCTCTCCTGAAGTTCAGCCTAAACATGAGGCAAAGTCTAAGAGGTCCCAGCTTTGTGTGCTAACACTGCAG GAGCGTCTGCAGCAGTTCTACTCCAGCAGGGTGGTGCTGGCTCCACATGAGGTGGAGAAGGCTCAGTCTCTGGCTCTGGATATCTGCACTGAGATCCAGGGCTTTCTTCACAGCCGTCATCCAGACATGCCTCTGGGAGAAATGAACCTCGGAGGTTCTCTCCTGGATGATTTACAG gTGGTCAGTGCAGACCATGCGTGTCTGCTGGTGCCTCTGCAGCTGGAGCCTTCATTATGGCGCCTCATTCCTGGGGAGGAGACGCTCCTAACACACCCTTTGCACTGGATGGTCCGACGGATCAACCTGGAATATTTCCCTAGAGGACGCAGTTACTGGGACAG GTATTTGGTGGGAGGTTACCTGTCAGCAGAGGCTGTGGTCAACATGTTCAGTAAGGCTGTCATGGAAACTGCAAACTGGCCGTCAATCAGCAGCACTTTGGACTGTCTGGTCAGACCGGTCCTGGGAGGGCCTGAGCTGAGGCTGGAGatccg GCCTGAAAGTGAAACAGAGAGCAGCAACCAACTACTCTTCATCTCCATGTTGCCGGTCCTCCGGGAGGGTGATGTAGTCCTGACTGCCCAGCCTCAGCTCACCTCCCCCTGGGTAAACGCCTGGCACCTCTCCCTCTACCCTTGGGAGACTCGGCGCCTGGCCCAGCTGGACGCCGGCGACGACGGCTGCCGCAGGCTGATGCTTAAAATCCTGAAGGCCGTGTGCAAACTGAGTCCACCTCTGCGACACCTCCAGGCCGCCCCGCTAACCAACCTGATCCTGCACCTCAGCGACAGCGAAAGCGACTGGTCTAAGAACAGCCTCGAGGTCAGATTCCAGCAGTGTATCACTGAGCTTATTGGTCATCTGGAGCAGGAGGCGTTACACAGTTACTTCAAACCGGCCGTCAATCTGCTCAACGGTCTGTCTGAGGATCAAGTGGACCAGATGGGCTTTATGCTCTACTGTGCTGTGTCAGATCCTGACATATTGCTCATTTGA
- the alkbh5 gene encoding RNA demethylase ALKBH5: protein MAASGFSDLREKLKSMTPHRDDYGNKCQTSNGSGKGRKRKYRESDDDEYEHSDDSSDLREQEARRVRSSVVQLNIFTPEECARIEERIDEVVAKAESGLYREHTVDRAPLRNKYFFGEGYTYGAQLERRGPGQERLYRKGEVDEIPSWVHELVIKRLVSNGVIPEGFVNSAVINDYQPGGCIVSHVDPLHIFARPIVSVSFFSDSALCFGCRFQFKPIRVSEPVFVLPVRRGSVTVLSGYAADDITHCIRPQDIKERRAVIILRKTKPDAPRLDSDSSLSSSPALRPAPLKAKRSHRKADPDAAHRPRVLEMDKEENRHPSLSRHRHHSASSENYRRRAEDLDKHQESSERKVKMRRN, encoded by the exons ATGGCAGCCAGCGGATTCTCTGACCTAAGAGAGAAGCTAAAGTCCATGACTCCGCACCGGGACGACTACGGGAACAAATGCCAAACGAGCAACGGCAGCGGGAAGGGTCGAAAGCGGAAGTATCGAGAGTCGGACGACGATGAATACGAGCACAGCGACGATAGTTCTGACCTCCGGGAGCAAGAAGCCCGCAGGGTCAGGAGCAGTGTCGTCCAGCTGAACATCTTCACCCCGGAGGAGTGCGCTCGGATCGAGGAGAGGATCGATGAAGTAGTGGCCAAAGCAGAGTCTGGACTGTATCGGGAGCACACGGTGGATAGAGCGCCCCTCCGGAACAAGTACTTCTTTGGCGAGGGGTACACCTACGGAGCCCAGCTGGAGAGGCGCGGACCGGGTCAAGAGCGGCTGTACCGCAAAGGAGAGGTAGACGAAATCCCGAGCTGGGTTCATGAGCTGGTGATCAAGCGGCTGGTGTCCAACGGGGTGATCCCCGAGGGTTTCGTCAACAGTGCGGTCATCAATGATTATCAGCCAGGTGGATGCATCGTGTCCCACGTGGATCCCCTGCACATCTTTGCACGGCCCATTGTCTCTGTGTCCTTCTTCAGTGACAGCGCGCTGTGCTTTGGCTGTCGCTTCCAATTCAAACCCATCCGGGTGTCGGAGCCGGTGTTTGTCCTGCCTGTGAGGAGAGGGAGCGTCACAGTACTGAG TGGCTATGctgctgatgacatcactcattgcatcaggcCTCAGGACATCAAGGAGAGACGTGCAGTAATCATCCTCAGAAA AACTAAACCTGATGCACCTCGTCTGGACTCAGACAGCTCTTTAAGTTCGTCTCCTGCCCTGAGACCTGCTCCTCTAAAAGCCAAACGCTCTCATAGAAAAGCAGATCCGGATGCGGCTCACAG GCCAAGGGTTCTGGAGATGGACAAAGAGGAGAATAGACATCCTTCGCTGTCCCGCCACCGTCACCATAGCGCCAGCTCAGAGAATTACCGGAGACGTGCAGAAGACCTCGACAAACACCAGGAGAGCTCAGAGCGCAAAGTCAAAATGAGGCGCAACTGA